Genomic window (Planococcus sp. MSAK28401):
ACGGCGTCGCCTGCGTATGACGCAGTATGGGCATTTATCGTGCCGCTCGCCATTCCGCTGTTGTTGTTCCATGTGAATTTCAAGAAAATCTGGAAAGAAAGCGGGCGCATGCTGCTGATTTTCTTGATCAGTTCAATTGGGACAGTGGCCGGGACAATCCTCAGCTTCTTCTTGTTAAAAGACACGATTCCGTTTCTCGACCGTATCGGAGGCATGATGGGCGCCTCTTATGTCGGGGGCGGTGTCAACTTCGCGGCGATGACGGCGAAGTTTGAAGCGCCGGAAGATTTGGTGTCCGCTGCGGTCGTGGCGGACAATTTGATGATGGCGCTCGTGTTCATCACTTTAATGGCGATTCCGACATTTGGTTTCTTCCGGAAAACTTATCCGCATCCGCACGTTGCGCAAGTAGAACGGGAAGCAGGGACGAACGGCGGCAAGACCAACGCCGAAAACTTCTGGAAGCGTCAGGATATTTCATTGAAAGATATCGCCATGTCACTCGGGACGGCGTTTTTCCTCGTCGTGGTTGCGACGAAGATCGCTGAGTTTTTTGCCGGCGTCGTTCCGTCCGGTGAAGAAGTCGGATTCGGCTGGAACTTGCTCAGCGGCTTGATCGGCGACCAGTATTTGGTGCTGACGACTTTGACATTCCTTGCGCTCGCGTTGTTCCCACGTTATTTTGACGGCATCAACGGCAGTCAGGAAATCGGGACGTTCTTGATTTATTTATTCTTCGTGGTCATCGGCATCCCGGCATCGATTCCACTGATCGTCCAGAACGCGCCATTGTTGCTGGTCTTTGTCGCCGTCATCGTTATCGTCAACTTGACGGTATCGCTGACGGCCGGGAAATTGTTGAAATACGATCTTGAAGAGATTTTATTGGTGGTTAACGCCAACGTTGGTGGCCCGACAACGGCTGCAGCGATGGCGATTGCCAAAGGCTGGCGCGAACTGATCGGACCGATCTTGGTGGTCGGGACGATTGGCTATGTGATCGGCAACTATATCGGGACGACGCTCGGTTTGTGGTTTGCGACGATGATGTAGGGAGGACGGTTGTGTCCCTGTGCGCCACACAATTTCAAGAGTGAAATGACTGTAGTAACGGAGTTTCGTGGCTGGAATGTCCCTGTGCGTGACACAATTAAATCATTCGGGAGGAGTTGAAGCAATCATGGATGAGGAAAAATGTGATGTAGTGAAACCAAACGGCGTGAAGGAAAAGAAGCT
Coding sequences:
- a CDS encoding DUF819 family protein, whose product is MENSLIRADDLLTLWGIIVIVAAMSIVLEQKYSWAGKISGAIIALVSAIILSNTGIIPTASPAYDAVWAFIVPLAIPLLLFHVNFKKIWKESGRMLLIFLISSIGTVAGTILSFFLLKDTIPFLDRIGGMMGASYVGGGVNFAAMTAKFEAPEDLVSAAVVADNLMMALVFITLMAIPTFGFFRKTYPHPHVAQVEREAGTNGGKTNAENFWKRQDISLKDIAMSLGTAFFLVVVATKIAEFFAGVVPSGEEVGFGWNLLSGLIGDQYLVLTTLTFLALALFPRYFDGINGSQEIGTFLIYLFFVVIGIPASIPLIVQNAPLLLVFVAVIVIVNLTVSLTAGKLLKYDLEEILLVVNANVGGPTTAAAMAIAKGWRELIGPILVVGTIGYVIGNYIGTTLGLWFATMM